CGAGGAATCGCACTGGCGTGAGGGCTGGGCGGTATCCGATGAAGCGGCAGACCGGATCGAGGCGCTGGCCGAGCCGGTGACTATCGACCCGGCGCTGCGTCTCTTGGTGTTCCGATGGGAACACCCGTCGATGTGGAACGAGGGGAACGCTTCCGATGAATGACACGACGCTTGAGACCCGCCGCGCTGCGGAAGAAACGCCGAAACCCGCGCCCGGCGGCGAAGGCCCGGCGCGCATCGACGTCGGCGGCGTGTTGTTTGACCCGCTGACGGTTGCACAGACAATCGAGCATGTCGCCGGCGCCGCGGCGTCGGGCCAAGGGGGCTGGGTGATCACGGCCAACCTCGACCACGCCCGCCGGGCGCGGGTCGATGATGAGTACCGCGACATGCTGCGCGAGGCCGAGCTTGTCGTCGCGGATGGCGCGCCGATCATCTGGGCGAGCAAACTGCAAGGCGCCGCGCTACCCGAGCGCGTCGCGGGCTCGTCGATGGTCGAGCCGCTCGCCAGGGTTGCGGCCCAGCGCGGGCTCTCGATCTTCCTCATGGGCGGCACGCCGGGCACGGCCCAGGAGGCGGGCGACCTGCTGGTCGAGCGGTACCCCGGGCTCAAGATCGCGGGCGTTTCGTGCCCACCGATGGGGTTTGAAAAGGACGCCGCCGAGATGTCGCAGATCCGGGAAGACCTTTCGCGCACGAAGCCCGATCTGATCTACGTCGCGCTGGGCTCGCCCAAGCAAGAACGGCTGATCCGCGTGCTGCGGGGCGATTTCCCGGACGCCTGGTGGCTGGGGATCGGGATCAGCCTGAGTTTTCTGACCGGCGAAGTGCAACGTGCCCCTTCCTACATCCAGCGGCTTGGGTTAGAATGGCTCCACCGCCTGGTTCAGGAGCCCCGCCGGCTCGCGAAACGGTATCTGGTCCATGGGCTGCCGTACGCTTGCCGACTCGGTTTCGGGTCGCTTGGGCGGCGGTTGTCGGGCCGGGACCGATAACCGGGGGAGACTTGCGTGGGGGTCGCCGAGTGTAGCGCGCTATACTTGGCGGTAGGCCCAGTGGGCGGTGACTGGAGTGAACCGCCGACCTCGCCGATGGGCAGGTAGGCCGAACGGGAGAAATGGCTTCGCATGGATCGGGCGACCGAGACGTGTGGGGCGTGAGGGAGCGTGATGACTTTACGGATCGTTGAGCAAGACGTCTGGTCGCCCCGGCCCCAGGGCCTGGAGCGGGCGGATGCGTCGGGGCTGCCCGACCTGCGCGCGGTGGTGATGCTGGCAGGCGCGGTGCGCCCCGGCAAGCTGCGGCGCTGGTCCGGCCGAAGCGCGTTAGAGCTCCCCGTCGGCGCAAGCCGGACGGTGATGGACTGTTGGCGCGAGCAGCTATTGACGCTGGCGGAGACGCTGGGGATCGACCACCTGCCGGTGCGGGTGATGATGTCGGGCGACTGCGGGCTCAAGCCGGGGACCGAGCGGTTTGGCCGGGTCGAGATCAAGATCGAGCAGGACCCAAGCGCGTTCCGTGGGACGGCGGGCCTGATCTCGGATGTGTCGCGTCAGTACGAAGACTCAGACCAGGTGCTGATCAGCCACGCGGGCCAGCTGTTGTTCGAGCCGTTGACGTCGATCGCGCGCGGGCTCGCCGCGCCGGCCGGTGATGTCACGATCGCGGTGGACCCGGCGGGTGTGCCCAGCGGGATGATGCTGGTGCGCTGCGGCTCGATGCGCGGGGTCAACCCCGTGGGCTTTGTGGATATGAACGAACAGGCGCTGCCCGAGCTGGCCAAGGACCACCGCGTGAAGGTCGCGCGGTTTGCGTCGCCGCCGACGCGGTCGGTGCGGACGCTGGGCGGGTACATCGCGGCGCTGCGCGAGTACCACCGCAGCGCGTCTGGCCGGAAAGAAGCGCTTGGCCCATTCTCGGAGGACTGGCGACCGACGTTTGGGATCACCGAGCCCGGCGCGGAGGTCGCGTCGGATGCGGTGTTGCACGACTCGGTCGTTCTGCGCGGTGCGCGGGTCGAGTCCGGGGCGGTGCTGGTGCGTAGCGTGGTGTGCGACGGGGCGGTGGTCGCGTCGGGCCGGCACGTTGTCGATCAGGTGGTGGGCTCGGATCGGCCGATATAGGGAAGAGAAGCGAGCGAGAGCTGCGGGCCGAGCTGACTGACTTGAAACTGATCCCCCGTGTACTTCTGAAGAACGGCTGGACCCGTAGCGACGCGGTCCGGATCTTCGCCGCGCTGGTCGCGGCGGCGGTCGCCACGTACCCGGCCTGGGTCCACCTCTTCAAGACCGCGGTCCGCTACGACCACTCCCGCCCGATCGTCCTGGTCCCCCTGATCGCCGGCTGGCTGGTCTGGGTCCGACGCAGCCGGTTCCGCTATGTCCGGCCCGGCGAGTTCTGGCCCGGGTGGATCATGCTCGCGGCCGGGGCACAGCTCTACTACATGGGCAACTACTGGTTCGGGCTCAAGTCCGCCTGGTACCTGGGCGCAGTCCTGATGGTCGGCGGCGCGCTCGTCGTCACCACCGGCGCGTCGGTCATCCGGCAGTTCCGCCCGGCCTGGCTCGTGCTGCTGCTGCTCGTCCCCGTCCCCGTCACGCTCGCAAACGTCATCGCGTTGCCCATCCAGATCGCCGAGGCCCGTGCCATCACTTTCCTCTACGGCCTCATCGGGATCGACGCGAACCTCGTCCAGGTCTCGGGCGAGTACCTGCTCACGGTCGGGTCGGCGGTCCTGCCGATCGAGAACGCGTGCAAGGGTATGGCCACGGCGATGTCGCTATTGCTGATCTGCTACGGCTTCGTTTTCGGCGCGCCGCTACGCATGCCGGTCCGGCTGGGGCTGCTGATACTAAGCCCGGTGATCGCGTTGATCTGCAGCGCCTTGGCGCTACTATGTACGCTCTGGGTCTACGCCCAGACGGAGATGGTCACGGCCGACACCGTACGGGCGGTCTCGGAGTGGGCGACGATTTTGTTGGGGTTCATGCTGGTGGCGGCGCTGCTGCGGGCGCTGGCGTGGGCGTCGGTGCCGGTGTACGAATACCACCTGGCCAACGAGTACTAGGCGCGGGGGGCGTGATACTTTAGAATGCAGAGATGATTCGTGGGGGTGTCGGTCCCACCGGGCCGATGGGCAGGGAGAGAAGGCGTGGCAGAGCGGCTCGGGGGGGCCGATAACGTCGAGCAAACCGGGCAGGTGGGCAGACGCCCGCCGGCGGGCATTAACATGGCCAGATGCGTGGCCGATGAACCGTATGTCCGCCCGGCCTGTTTGGGTTGGGCCGGGCTCGCGGATCGAACGAACCAGGCACTTTTTAGCAACGGGTAACTACAATGATCCGTCGAGGAACACCCGTCGGCCAGGCCGGCGGGGGAGAGGCAAGAATGCACAGCGACCCTTTACTGACACTAAACGACCAAGTCGGCGACGAGAACTCCGGCCGCGCTAAGCGGGCGAAGCTGTTCGCGCTGCTGCGTGGGCGTTGGCACTGGGCCATCATCCTCGCGCTGCTGCTCGCGGTCGCCGGGGCCTACGCCGGGTACATGAGCGAGAAGCACCTGTACCAGGCGACGTCGTACATCAACATCAAAGAGAACGTGGTGTACGGCGGCGACATCGAGTGGCGACTCACCGAGCAGTACAACACGTACGTCGCGACGCAGATGAAGAAGATGCAGGAAGACGTGGTGATCCATGTCGCGATGGAAGACCCCGAGTGGCGCGAGTCGCAGACGCTGCGTCCGCCGGAGCTGGGCGAGTACACGTCTTCCGCGATGTTCTCCCGTGCGATCCAGATCACGCCGCCGTCGCGGCGCGACCCGATGATCTACGTCTCGTTTGTGGATGCCGACCCGAAGACGGCGCAGGCCGGACTTAACGCGCTGATGGCGGCGTACAAGCGGGTCCATAGCGACGAGGCCACGGTTTACAGCTCCGAGACCCTGCGCACGCTGCAGAACCTCCGCCAGAGCCAGACGCGCAAACGCGAGGAGCTTCTCAACGACCGTGCGAACGTGATGCGCGAGGAAGATATCCCGACGCTCAACAATTCGCTCGAAGCCAAGCTCAGCGCGTTGGCGATCCGTGAGCGCGAGCTCGAATCGCTCAACCTCCGGATGAAGAACTGGATCGACATGGACGGCAACCCGACTCCGGCGATGCTCGATGAGTTGAGCCAGGCCGACCCGCAGATGGAGTTTCTGCAAGCCGAGCTTGGGGCGCTGGAAGACCAGCTCGAACACGAGATCGAAGTCAGGCAGCGCGGCGACAACCACCCGATGGTGCAGTCGCTACGCCGGGCCATCGGCATCGCCGAGCGCAAGATCCTCGACCTCGAAAACTCGTACCTCCAGGGCGATGTCGTCGTGGTCATGCCGCCCGAGATTCAGGCCCAGCTGGTCGAACGCGACGGGCTGATCGAGGCGATCACCAAGCTCAACGCGAACATCGATGACCTGTCACGCAAGAAGCAGGCGATCGACGAAATCAATATCGAGTTGCTCGAGATCCGGGAGCGCATCGCGCAGACCAACCGCTTGATCGATGACCACGAGGCCACACAGATGGCGGTGAGTCAGAGTGACCGCGCGCAGGTTGAGCTGGGCCCCGCCGCCTCGACGCCCAGCAAGCCGTACAACCTGATGAAGCGTCGCCAGATGGCGGCCGCGGGCGGGCTCGCGGGGATCGTCATGGGCTTTGGCATGGTGATGCTTGTGGGCCTGATGGACCGCCGCCTGCGGCATGTCACCGACGCGACCGCCGGGATGCCCGACGCGAACGTGCTGGGTATTTTGCCGACGCTGCCCAACAACCTCAGCGACCCCGCCGAGGCCGAGGCCGCGGCGCACTGTGTTCATCACATCCGCACGCTGCTGCAGATCGGCGGCAACGGGCGTGTCTTCTCCGTCACCAGCCCCACGGCCGGCTCGGGCAAGAGCTCGCTCACCAGCGCGCTGGGGCTCTCGTTCGCGACCTCACAGACCAAGACGCTGGTCATCGACTGCGACCTCGTCGGCGCGGGGCTTTCCCGGCGCATGGGCACGGTCGTCCATCAGCCGCTCGACGTCATCATCCGCAACAACGCGCTGCTGGATGAAGACCAGCTCGACCGCGCGATGACCATCGCCGCGTCGGAGGGCACGGCGCTCGACATGGTGCTGCTGCGTGACGGCATGATGACTGAGTCGGAGATCGAGACCGCTGTACGACTGCAGCGCGACACGTCGCTGGGCGTCTTGGAGGCCTGCACCCCGGGCCGGCTGCGCAGCTGCGTCGCCGCCGCCGATGTGCCCAACCTCTTCATCCTGCCCGTGGGCAACGCCCGCCCGGCCGACGCGGGCAAGCTCTCGCCCGTCACGATCCGCTCGCTGATCCAGCAGGCACGCGAAGACTTCGACATTGTTCTGGTCGATACCGGCCCGGTGCTCGGCTCGCTCGAAGCGTCCATCGCCGCGGCCGAGGCCGACGGCACCGTGCTGATCGTCTCGCGCGGCGACCAGAAGTCGCTCGTGCAGCGCTCGCTTACCCAACTCGCCTCGGTCCACGCGAACGTCGCCGGCATCGTCTTCAACCACGCCCTGGACAACGACCTCGCGCACACCTCGTACGCCAGCATTGTCTCCCAGGACCGTCGGCCCTCTAAGGAAGTCCGCCGCAAACGCCTCCCCGACTCGGGCAAGGTCGCGCGCTACGGCCCGCTGGGCTCGGCCGTCGCGTCCTACTCCGAAGAGGGCGGCGACAACGGCTCGATGAACGGCCACGCCGACAACTAACCGACCGCCCACCACGCACCGCCCGGGCCAGCGCCCGGCGCGGTTTTTTTTCTGAATCTACCTCACGCCCCGCGCCCGGCCATGATCTCAACCGCCGACGACAGCTCGACCGACCTCCGCGACCACACGGTCTGGGGGCTGGATGCGGTCCAGCTTCACGACCGGTTCTGGGCCGCCCGCGGGGTCCAGGTCGTCCGGCAGGGCGAGCCCTCCGAGATCGTCCGGCACGCCGAGCTCTACCTGCTGATCGACGGCGACTGCCTGTCGCTGTTCCGGCTGGGCCAGCTCGTCGATACGCTCAGCTGGCTCAAGCCGCAGGTGCTCTTTGTCCGCATCCACGACACGCACGCCCCGGGCTACCGCGAGCGCGTGCTGACCGATGAGGGCGACAACTTCACGGGCTTTGAGCGCGCGTATCGGCAGATCGACTACCGGCTGGGCCGGGTCGCGCTGACGCCGCACGAAGACGTCGCCCGCGCCTGGCAGACCGCGCGCGAGCCCAGTAAGGCCTGGCGCGAGCTGCGCCGATCCATCCCCGCCCACCAGCGCTCGACGATCTCGGTCGACGGCTGTGTCTTCGACCGCAGCAACAGCGAGCAGGTCATGGGCTTCGTCCGCGAGCTGATCACGGTGTGGAAACGCCCCGATGCGACGATCAAACGCGCGAGCAAGATCAAGACCGACGCGTGGGGCGACCGTCAGACCTCCGCGGCCGACACGCGGTTTGTCGGCCCTGTCTGGGTCGGCGCGGGCCGAGAGTTGGAGGGGATCGACAGCGTCGTCGGGCCGGCGGTGTTGTGGGACGACCCCGACCACCGCCCGGAGATCGATTCGCTTGAGTGGCACGCGATCGAGCCCTCCGAGCACTACACCGGGCCCGAGCTGGGCCGGCGTCGTCGCTCGCTGTTCCGGGTCTCTAAGCGCATCTTCGACGTGCTGTTCGCGCTGCTCGCGCTGGCGGTGACGCTGCCATTTTATCCGCTCATCATGCTTGCAATCATGATCGAGGATGGTCGGCCGTGGTTCTTCGCCCACCCGCGCGAGTCGGTCGGGGGCAAGGAGTTCCCCTGCCTCAAGTTCCGGACGATGTACAACAACGCCGAAGAGATCAAGCAGAAACTCGCCCAGGAAAACCAGGCGGACGGCCCGCAGTTCTTCATCGACAACGACCCGCGCATCACGAAGGTCGGCAACTTCATGCGCAGGTTCAACATCGATGAGCTGCCGCAGTTCTTCAACGTGCTCATCGGGCAGATGTCCGTCGTGGGCCCGCGCCCAAGCCCGTACAAGGAAAACCAGTTCAGCCCATCGTGGCGCGAGGCGCGGCTCTCGACCCGGCCCGGGGTTACAGGGCTGTGGCAGGTTAAGCGTTCGCGCGAACCGGGCAAGGACTTCCAGGAATGGATCCGCTACGACATCCGGTACGTCGAGACGATGTGCTGGAAGCTGGATATCTACATCATGCTGCAGACGGTGCTGGTGTGTGCGGGGCTGACCCAGAAGCCCGACAAGCCCGGGCCCGAGCAAGCGGGAGGCGACGCGCCGGATGTGCCTGTGGCCAGCATCTCGGGTGACACGGCGGCGGTGGAGACGCCCGCCGATTCCGGCGACATCCCCGCCTGACCGGCCTTGGCCGCGGCCCGTCGACTTGGCAGTCTCTGAACGTGTGCTAGCGGTCGGCATCCACGAGCCGCGACCGTAAGGGAGTGGGGCCACCACCCAAGGCAGGCAACCCCGCTCCCTCACGGTCGCGGCTCGTCAGCTTCTCACACACATGCTCAGCCAGCATCGAGGCCGACGCACCCCGCGTGGCCTTTTCTGTGCCGATACGGCGGGTTCCCCACCGACCCGGGCCGATAACTTCCGTCTTTTTAGGGTGGTTATCCGGTGTAGGTCGTGTATAATTTCCGCCCTTGCGCTGGCCCCGACGTCTCACGATGGTAGACGGCGTGCCGGCAGGCCGGATTGTGGGGGCGCGGCTGAGAGATCGTCTTGGCCCGACGTACTGCGCAGTGCAATCGATGGGGATCGCCCGTTCAACGCCCTCGGCGGCGCGGCGGTCGATAGCCGACTTAGAGGCAGATAAGGAACTGAATCATGCGAGACCGAAACGATACGCGCCGGGCCGACGGCTTCGAGGCCCTCGAGCCTCGCGTCCTGTTCAACGGCGACATCTCGATCCTCCCGCTGGGCGACTCGATCACCGCGTCGTCGGGCTCCAACTTCAGCTACCGCTACTACCTCTGGGAGCGCCTGGTCAACGACGGCGTCGACTTCGACTTCGTCGGCAACGAGGACACCAACCGCGGTAGCACACCCAACTGGCCAAGCGTGAACGGCCAGTCCTTCGACCGCGACCACGAGGGCCACTCGGGCCACCGCGTCGATCGGATCAACGACAAACTGCCCGGCTTCCTGAGCCACTACACCCCCGACATCGCGCTGGTCCACCTCGGCACCAACGACATCATCCAGGGCCAGTCCGCATCCTCCACCGCAGACGAGCTGCGCACCACCATCGCGCTGCTGCGTCAGGACAACCCCGACGTCACAATCCTACTTTCGCAAATCATCCCGCTCGACCGGACCCATGGCGAACGGGTCGATGAACTCAACGCGTTGCTGCCTGGCATTGTCAACGACCTGTCGACCGGCCAATCGCAGATCGTCTTGGTCGATCAGAACACAGGTTTCGATGTGGATGACGATACCTACGACGGCATCCACCCCGACCGCAGCGGCGAAGAGCTCATGGCGCTGCGCTTCTATGAGGCGCTCGACGGCTTCCTCGATAGTGCCCCCTCACAGAACTCCCGGCCCAACGCGAACGCCGGCGCCGACCAGACCCTGACCGATAGCAACAACAACGGCACGGTCACGTTCCGCCTCGATGGCGGATCGAGCAGCGACAGCGACGGCTCGATCGCGTCATACGTCTGGCGCATCAACGGATCGACCGTGGGGACAGGTGCTCGGCCGTCGGTTTCCGTGGGGATCGGCACGCACAGTGTCCAGCTGACGGTGACCGACAACAACGGCTCGACCGACACCGATACCGTGACGCTCCGCGCGCTCGCGCCGACCGCGCCGCCGCAGAACAACACCGCGCCCAGTGTGAACGCCGGGCCCGACCGCACATCGGTCACGAGCAACGGCCGGGTGACGCTGAGCGGCTCGGTGAGCGATGCCGATGGGGACAACCTGAGCACGAGCTGGTCGGTCGTCTCCGCACCCGGCTCGGTCTCGTTCGCCAACGCGAGCAGCCCGACCACCCAGGCGACGCTCACCGGCGAGGGCACCTACGTCCTCCGCCTGACCGCGAACGATGGCCAGAGCAGCCGGAGCGATAACGTCGAGATCACCATCATCTCGCCGACCTCGCCGCCCGGCGGTGGGGGTGGCGGCAGCTCGAACAACGCGCCCAGTGTCAACGCGGGCCCCGACCGCGTGTCGTTCACAAGCAACGGCCGGGTGACACTCGCCGGCTCGGCGAGCGATCCCGACGCAGACAATCTCAGCACGACATGGTCCGTCGTCTCCGCACCCGGAACCGTCGTGTTTGCGGATGCCAACGACCCACGCAGCCAGGCGACACTCATCGGCGACGGCGTCTACGTCCTCCGATTGACCGCGAGCGACGGCACGACTTCACGCTCCAACGATGTCGAGATCTCGATCAACCCGTCAAGCCCGCCGTCCGGCGGGGGTGGCGGCGGCAGCTCGAATAGTTCGCCGCAAGTGAACGCCGGGCCCGACCGCGTGTCCTATACGAGCAACGGCCGGGTCACGCTCGCGGGTTCTGCGAGTGACGTGGACGGCGACAACCTTACGACGAGTTGGTCGGTCATCTCCGCGCCGGGCGGTGTGGTCTTCGCCGACGCGACCGACCCGACTACCCAGGCGACGCTCTCCGGTGACGGCGTGTTTGTCCTCCGTCTGACGGTCAGCGACGGCACCGTGACGCGCACCGACGATGTCGAGATTTCGATCAACCCGACGTCGCCTCCGTCAGGTGGTGGTGGGGGGGGCGGCAGCTCGAACAGCTCGCCGCAGGTGAACGCCGGGCCCGACCGCGTGTCGTTCACGAGTAACGGCCGGGTGACACTGGCCGGCTCGGCCAGCGATCCCGACGGGGACAACCTCACGACCACCTGGTCCGTCGTCTCCGCGTCTGGCACGGTTGCCTTTGCGAATGCCAGCGATGTGCGTAGCCAGGCGACCCTCACCGGCGATGGCGACTACGTCCTCCGCCTGACCGTCAGCGACGGCACGACGACGCGATCCGACGACGTCCGCATCTCCATCAACCCCACGGCCCCGCCCCCCGGTGGCGGCTCGAACACCGCGCCCAGCGTCAACGCGGGGCCCAGCCGTGTCTCGGTGACGAATAACGGCCGGGTCACCCTCGCGGGCTCGGTGAGCGATCCGGATGGCGACGCCGTCACGACGACGTGGTCGGTGGTTTCCTCACCCGGCGCGATTTCGTTCGACGACATCAACGCCCCCAACAGCCAGGCGACGCTCTTCAGCGCGGGGACCTACATCCTCCGGCTGACCGCGAGCGACGGCAACTTCACCCGCACCGACGACGTATCGATCACGATCCAGCGGCCGGTATGACCCCGCCGCTGCTCACCTCGGGTTGACACGGTTGAAGACGGCGTCGTCGAAGGTGTTGCCCAGCGTGTAGTCGCCGGTGCGGTAGCCGTATTCGAACCACGCGACGCGCTGCGCGCTGGTGCCGTGCGTGAACTGATGGGGATCGACGTGGCCCGAGCTTCGCCGCTGCAGCGTGTCGTCGCCGATCGCCTCGGCCGCCTGGACCGCCTCCGCGATGTCGCCGGGCTCGAGGCTGTTGAACCGCCGCTGCGCGTGGTGGGCCCAGACGCCGGCGAGGAAGTCGGCCTGGAGCTCCAGCCGGACCGACAGCCGGTTGTACTCCTGCTGACTGACCTGTCCGCGTGCGCGGTGGACGCGCTCGGAGTAGCCCAGCAGGTGCTGCACGTGGTGGCCGACCTCGTGCGCGATGACGTAGGCCTGGGCGAAGTCGCCCGGTGCGCCCAGGTCGCGCTCGAGCTGTTTATAGAAGCTCAGGTCGATGTAGATGGTCTCGTCCGCGCCGCAGTAGAACGGGCCGACGCCCGAGTCGGCGGTGCCGCAGGCCGACTGCACGCGGTCGGTGAAGTAGACGAGCTTGGGCTCGCGGTAGTCCATACCGGCTTGCTTGAACTGCTCGCCCCAGATGTCTTCGGTGTCGGCGAGGACGACGGAGACAAACTCTGCGAGCTCGTCTTCCTCGGCGGTGGGCGTGTGCCCGGTACTGGGGCCCGCGACCTGGCTGGACTGCTGCATCAGCGCCTGGAGGACGTTGCCCAGGTCGCCGCCCTGGAGCAGGACGATCCCGACCACGACGATGATGCCGACGATCCCGCCGCCGGCGAGCTTACCCTTGGCGGGGATGCCGCGTCGGTCTTCGACGTTCTTGCTCTTGCGTCGGCCTTTGTATCGCATCGCACTCTCCAATTCGCATCCGGGTCGCGTGCAAAGCAGGCGCACCGCAGCGGCGTGTTGTGGACTGTAGTTTAGCGTTGCGCGGGGCTGAACCAAGAAGTGAGACGATGCGCGGCCGAGACACTAGCTCATCAAGACCCAGACCAGCAGGGCCTGGAGGGCGAGGATGCCCGCGGCGAGGAAGCCGATGCCCATTGGGTTTTTGCGAAGCTCCGGGAAGAATTCGCGGGCCTGGGGCAGGGGCACCATCGCGAGCTGCGGCTCGGCGGCGGCGGGGCAGTGCTGGGCGATGAGGCCGCGGCGGGCCTGGTCCTGGATCATCGCGAGGATGAGGCAGCCGTCGAAGGGCGTGAGCCCGAGGGCCTTGGCCAGGCGCATCAGCCCGTCGCGTTTGGCGGGGGGGAGGACGTCGCCTTGGAGCGACTCGGCGGTGCGGACCGCGAGGACCCAGCGCGGGTCGGTCGCGCCGGAGATCGGCGTCGGCGGGGTGGGGCGTGCGTGCGACGCGGGTGTGTGCTCGACGGCGGGGACATCGTTGACCAGCCGGAGCTGCGGCGCGGTATTCGCGCTCGACGCTGCGGCGCGTCGTGTTGGAGGCGACCACCCGGGGCCACCGGGTGCGCGGTGGCGCGGCGACGTTGGCGCGTCGTCGGGCGCGGCCGAGGGATGGCCGACGCCGGGGTTCGTGTTGGCGGGGGGCGTGGGTTTCATTGTTACACCGGGCGGGCCGGCTGCTCAAACAGTATCACGGTTTTGGCGGATTCCAAGCCAAAGCGTGCCAAAACTTGCGGGTTGGGGTGGTATCGCTTGAGAAAGTGCGTTCCGCGCGGCCGATAACCTGTGTGGGGGTTGCGGGGTGTACAACTGGGCAGGCACCGTGTTGTTTGTCCGTCGCCCATCGGGCGGCGCGTTGGGCTTGCGTGTTGCCACGCGCCGCCCGTTGGGCGGTCGGCTAAACGTGAAACACACGCGTTGTCACGCGGACGGCGCGGCGGTGTACTCGAACTCTTCGATGGCGTGCTTGATGTCGCCCAGGAAGTGGCCCCCGCCGACGCCGTTGACGATGCGGTGGTCGAAGGCGAGGGTGAGCTTGGCGGTCTTGATAAAGTCGTAGCCGCCTTCGCCGTCGGGCACGGGCTGCCAGAACGT
The sequence above is a segment of the Phycisphaeraceae bacterium D3-23 genome. Coding sequences within it:
- a CDS encoding sugar transferase, producing MISTADDSSTDLRDHTVWGLDAVQLHDRFWAARGVQVVRQGEPSEIVRHAELYLLIDGDCLSLFRLGQLVDTLSWLKPQVLFVRIHDTHAPGYRERVLTDEGDNFTGFERAYRQIDYRLGRVALTPHEDVARAWQTAREPSKAWRELRRSIPAHQRSTISVDGCVFDRSNSEQVMGFVRELITVWKRPDATIKRASKIKTDAWGDRQTSAADTRFVGPVWVGAGRELEGIDSVVGPAVLWDDPDHRPEIDSLEWHAIEPSEHYTGPELGRRRRSLFRVSKRIFDVLFALLALAVTLPFYPLIMLAIMIEDGRPWFFAHPRESVGGKEFPCLKFRTMYNNAEEIKQKLAQENQADGPQFFIDNDPRITKVGNFMRRFNIDELPQFFNVLIGQMSVVGPRPSPYKENQFSPSWREARLSTRPGVTGLWQVKRSREPGKDFQEWIRYDIRYVETMCWKLDIYIMLQTVLVCAGLTQKPDKPGPEQAGGDAPDVPVASISGDTAAVETPADSGDIPA
- a CDS encoding WecB/TagA/CpsF family glycosyltransferase; amino-acid sequence: MNDTTLETRRAAEETPKPAPGGEGPARIDVGGVLFDPLTVAQTIEHVAGAAASGQGGWVITANLDHARRARVDDEYRDMLREAELVVADGAPIIWASKLQGAALPERVAGSSMVEPLARVAAQRGLSIFLMGGTPGTAQEAGDLLVERYPGLKIAGVSCPPMGFEKDAAEMSQIREDLSRTKPDLIYVALGSPKQERLIRVLRGDFPDAWWLGIGISLSFLTGEVQRAPSYIQRLGLEWLHRLVQEPRRLAKRYLVHGLPYACRLGFGSLGRRLSGRDR
- a CDS encoding PKD domain-containing protein is translated as MRDRNDTRRADGFEALEPRVLFNGDISILPLGDSITASSGSNFSYRYYLWERLVNDGVDFDFVGNEDTNRGSTPNWPSVNGQSFDRDHEGHSGHRVDRINDKLPGFLSHYTPDIALVHLGTNDIIQGQSASSTADELRTTIALLRQDNPDVTILLSQIIPLDRTHGERVDELNALLPGIVNDLSTGQSQIVLVDQNTGFDVDDDTYDGIHPDRSGEELMALRFYEALDGFLDSAPSQNSRPNANAGADQTLTDSNNNGTVTFRLDGGSSSDSDGSIASYVWRINGSTVGTGARPSVSVGIGTHSVQLTVTDNNGSTDTDTVTLRALAPTAPPQNNTAPSVNAGPDRTSVTSNGRVTLSGSVSDADGDNLSTSWSVVSAPGSVSFANASSPTTQATLTGEGTYVLRLTANDGQSSRSDNVEITIISPTSPPGGGGGGSSNNAPSVNAGPDRVSFTSNGRVTLAGSASDPDADNLSTTWSVVSAPGTVVFADANDPRSQATLIGDGVYVLRLTASDGTTSRSNDVEISINPSSPPSGGGGGGSSNSSPQVNAGPDRVSYTSNGRVTLAGSASDVDGDNLTTSWSVISAPGGVVFADATDPTTQATLSGDGVFVLRLTVSDGTVTRTDDVEISINPTSPPSGGGGGGGSSNSSPQVNAGPDRVSFTSNGRVTLAGSASDPDGDNLTTTWSVVSASGTVAFANASDVRSQATLTGDGDYVLRLTVSDGTTTRSDDVRISINPTAPPPGGGSNTAPSVNAGPSRVSVTNNGRVTLAGSVSDPDGDAVTTTWSVVSSPGAISFDDINAPNSQATLFSAGTYILRLTASDGNFTRTDDVSITIQRPV
- a CDS encoding archaeosortase/exosortase family protein, with the protein product MKLIPRVLLKNGWTRSDAVRIFAALVAAAVATYPAWVHLFKTAVRYDHSRPIVLVPLIAGWLVWVRRSRFRYVRPGEFWPGWIMLAAGAQLYYMGNYWFGLKSAWYLGAVLMVGGALVVTTGASVIRQFRPAWLVLLLLVPVPVTLANVIALPIQIAEARAITFLYGLIGIDANLVQVSGEYLLTVGSAVLPIENACKGMATAMSLLLICYGFVFGAPLRMPVRLGLLILSPVIALICSALALLCTLWVYAQTEMVTADTVRAVSEWATILLGFMLVAALLRALAWASVPVYEYHLANEY
- a CDS encoding zinc metallopeptidase, whose translation is MRYKGRRKSKNVEDRRGIPAKGKLAGGGIVGIIVVVGIVLLQGGDLGNVLQALMQQSSQVAGPSTGHTPTAEEDELAEFVSVVLADTEDIWGEQFKQAGMDYREPKLVYFTDRVQSACGTADSGVGPFYCGADETIYIDLSFYKQLERDLGAPGDFAQAYVIAHEVGHHVQHLLGYSERVHRARGQVSQQEYNRLSVRLELQADFLAGVWAHHAQRRFNSLEPGDIAEAVQAAEAIGDDTLQRRSSGHVDPHQFTHGTSAQRVAWFEYGYRTGDYTLGNTFDDAVFNRVNPR